Within the Gossypium raimondii isolate GPD5lz chromosome 12, ASM2569854v1, whole genome shotgun sequence genome, the region aattaccaaagattaatttattaatagtttactTACTGGTAATGATAAAATgcattataattttcaatttaagttCTTCTTAAACCtaaattacaataatttttaaattttaaaatttatcatttcaatcaaattttcacttaatttttacttaaattttcaataaatatatatttaaatatattttttcattcatatcaTCAATACCATAATCAGAAATTAAGACAAAACACTAATGAGAatttaaaaacacacaaaataaattgcaaataaaaatatctaaaaactAGTAGCAACAATTATTTGACTGTTTCGTTGCAGTAACTTCATCAAGGCTGATTATTTCTTTTCCACCTTTAAGACTACcaatattatcatttaatttagaatctaaatattttttactcgTGATTTCATGAATTTTTGTGATCATTCGTAAAAATGCTTCTTCCACGTTCAAATTTTGCAGAGCTGATGTTTCCATGAAAAACAAACCGTGGGACTCTGCTAGATTCCTTCCTTCTTCTTCGCTGACTTGCCGGAATTGGGTGAGATCAGATTTGTTTCCAACAAGAACGACTACGATATCCGAATTACCGAACTCTCTTAGCTCGTGCATCCATTTCTTCACGTTCTCGAAGGTTGTTCTTCGGGTTATGTCGTACACTAGCACTGCACCTAATGCTCCTCGATAGTATGAACTTGTAATTGCTCTGAATCTGCACGAAAATCAATGCTTTATAATGAGATTGATAGTTAAACCATCATGTCATTAAATTGTTTATccgtttaattaaaaaaatttaaaatttttaaaaaataaaaatttttggttcGATTATCGGTTCAATAAATTCGTATCGGTTCTCAATCTAACAagtttaaaatcattatttggaCTGATACCTCACCCAGTCCAATCCAATTCAAATATTCTTGAcaaaaaatgacattatttatgtaaattaaacTATTGTGGATGACTTCAAATAAGTCTACAAATtccaaaacattttaatttaatcctcaaaGTAAGGGTGTAATCGAGCTAAGCCAAATTCAAATAGTGGTAAGCTTTAGCTTGATCAAATATCAATTTCAAACTTCGAGCTCAACTTGAGACATAATTGAGTTACTTAAGCTCGAGCTTGATTAAGCTTGTTTATCAATTCTCGTACTTAAGCTTTAATTCGAACTCAATTGAACTTTTCAAATTCAAGCTTGATTAAGCTCATtcatatttcaataatataaaaatatattaaaataaagggcTCAACTAGACTCATAAACCGTTTAAATTGAGTCTTACAGTGCTCGAAGTTAGAACATGCTCAAACTTGTGAGCATCAATGTCTCATTTACACTCATAACTAAAAGTATCGATATTGTATCAATCACATATTTTCATCAACCTAATGTCAATTTGGACATTAAATACCAGTTCAAATGGCATGGAGAATGttgaccaaattttaaatataatgtatGCTTACTACATGAACAACTTGAATGTGGCGGTGAAATAGagtcaaaattatttctttaaaaaaagcacacatcaaatataaattacttATACAATAGAAACAAAGgtgtttaaatataaattacttaTACAATAGAAACaaaggtatttaaaatttaattaatatattttaaatatattcagTTGATATCcaaactaatatttaatatataagttAATAATGAGTCAGAAGGAAAAACTTAAAAGCTAATTCAAAATCTGGAGCGTAATTTGAGGCATGTGATGTAACTATAACGAGGTAGAAACTTAAGAACAAAGAAACTGATTCCAAACGTATCAAGGGTATATCAATTCCCCACAAATGAAACTTTGTAAATCTCTCTCTATTTTCATCTGTTAACTTTTATTAggataaatctaaaaaaatatacaCTTCATAAGTAATGGCATTTGACTTTAGTAGTTTTCACCAAATACCAACTAAACCTAACCTCCTACCAACAATGAAATTTGTCAATTTCTAGATCATAAAAGTCCAAACAAAAGTAGGGTTTTAGTGAGGGGTTAACTCTCGCTTACAATGTGAATGGGTTATAAATGGTGtgataattaattactaaataacgatattgatatgtttttgtGTAATATTTTATAGCTTAGTTTTTAGcttgttaataaattaaatattatttcagtaaaaataaattatctattatatacatataaatataaatatatttcagatctatataaatatatttatatgtaaatataagttttaaaattattgattatgtttgataatttaataattattaatttaaaatataatcatagaaaaattaaaaccgTTAAgataaaaagatttaaaatttgatttaaaatatcaaatttttgtATCAACCAATACACACCGGTATAAGTCAGTATTGACTGCAACAGGCCGAAAcacaataaaatgattaaaacgcATTGAAATTTTGACCAAACCTGAACATAAACTACTTGATACCAATTTAGGACCGAAATGATATGACTAGTACCAGCAAACTATCATGGTGATAATGATTCAATTCTaatctattttataaaaatttatggttATTATGTTgtactttttttaaatgaacttaaacTTAATCAAATTCTATCAGATTaggtttattgatttttattttaatatacattataatatttttaagttattttcgtaaacatttttaataaaaaattaaagaattaatggtaaattaaatacaaatgtAAATcctataatttaaaagtttttaaaatttatgagtcgaaaatcaaattaaaaaaacgaTGCTTGGACCTAATTAAGAAAGCTTGTAGAAAAAGGGTGAAACAAAAATATGGCTTCAACCAAAAGGAAATGGACCATTTTGCCACTTCAAGTAAAACAAATAACATTTACAAGCATGGTAGAAGAATTCATGATAAACAATTTTCAAAAGCTGACAActtatttgtatttgttttaaGTAGAAATGaatcataatttcttttaagagGGATTAAAgtgttatttcaaaaaataaaaaaaataaaaggttaaaccATAAATCTATTATTGGGACCGAGATGACAGTCTAGTCT harbors:
- the LOC105765665 gene encoding ras-related protein RABA6b, producing MAYSYDEECDYLFKAVLIGDSAVGKSNLLSRFATDEFRLDSKPTIGVEFAYRHVKIGDKVIKAQIWDTAGQERFRAITSSYYRGALGAVLVYDITRRTTFENVKKWMHELREFGNSDIVVVLVGNKSDLTQFRQVSEEEGRNLAESHGLFFMETSALQNLNVEEAFLRMITKIHEITSKKYLDSKLNDNIGSLKGGKEIISLDEVTATKQSNNCCY